The genomic region CTAAGCAGGACCGTAAGCTGCAGCAGGCCAAAGATTCGGAAGCGGCCCTCCGGCGTTCCCTTCAGGGCGAATTTGCTCAGATTGGACGCTTTGGACACCACTAAGAACTTTGACTGGGCAGTAGATAGGAGAAAAATACCATGGCGGGTACGCAGTACACTAAGGAAGATATCAAGCAGATTGTTGCTGATGAGAACGTTGAATTTATTCGGGTAACCTTTACCGACGTTCTGGGAACCATCAAGAACGTTGAGGTGCCTACTTCACAGTTGGATAAGGTCTTGGATAACGACCTGATGTTTGATGGTTCTTCCATCGAAGGCTTTGTGCGGATTAACGAATCCGACATGTACCTGTACCCTGATTTGTCGACTTTCATGATTTTCCCTTGGGAAACTGATAGCCACGGTGGTAAGGTTGCGCGTTTGATTGCTGATGTTTATACGGCCGATCGCGAACCTTTCCCTGGCGACCCTCGCTATGTACTGCGCGAGGCCTTGGCTAAGGCTAAGGACGCTGGCTTTACCCAGTTTAACGTCGGTACTGAACCAGAATTCTTCCTCTTCAAGCTTGATGATAAGGGCAACCCAACCACTGAGCTCAACGACCAGGGTGGTTACTTTGACTTGGCACCCCTGGACTTGGGTGAAAACGTTCGTCGCGAAATCGTTTTGACCCTGGAAAAGATGAACTTTGAAGTTGAAGCAGCCCACCACGAAGTGGCCGAAGGACAGCACGAGGTTGACTTCAAGTATGCCAACGCCTTGGAAGCTGCTGATAAGATTCAGACCTTCAAGTTGGTAGTTAAGACGGTGGCCCGTCGGAACGGTTACTATGCAACCTTCATGCCAAAGCCAGTTTCTGGTATTAACGGTTCAGGAATGCACACCAACATGTCACTCTTTACCGCTGATGGTAAGAACGCCTTTGAAGATAAGGCGGATGAGATGGGTCTGTCAAACACGGCCTACCACTTCCTAGGTGGTATCTTGACCCACGCCACGGCGATTACGGCCTTGGCTAACCCAACGGTTAACTCTTACAAGCGTTTGACTCCTGGCTTTGAAGCCCCAGTTTACGTGGCATGGTCAACTTCAAACCGTTCACCAATGGTTCGAGTACCGGCTTCACGCGGTCAGGCAACTCGTTTGGAGCTGCGTTCGGTTGACCCAACGGCTAACCCTTATACTTCTCTGGCAGCCATGTTAATGGCCGGCTTGGATGGTATCAAGCGTGAGATCGAGCCACGCGCCTCAGTTGATAAGAACATCTACTTGATGGACGAGGCTGAGCGTAAGAAGGCTGGTATCACTGACCTGCCTGACACGCTCCTGGATGCGGTCGAAGATTTGGCTGCCGATGATGTCATCGTGGATGCTATTGGCCGCCACATTGCGGACAAGTTCATCGAAGCTAAGAAGATTGAGTATACTTCATACCGCCAGTATGTAAGTAAGTGGGAATTGGACACTTACTTGGACAACTATTAATCATAATTTTAAAGAGGTGCAGCAAGCTGCACCTCTTTTTTGTTTGAAGAAAAGGGGACCATTTCGTATAATTATTATCGAACATCTGTTCTGAGGAGGGCACCGATGCTGACCTTTATCCATGCGGCTGACTTACATTTAGGGCACCCTTTTCAAGGGCTAGACGGCCAGTTACCACCGGTCTGGGCAGACCGGGTCCAAAGGGCAACCCAGCAAGCCTTCACCAGTTTAATTGACCGGGCGGTCGCTGAGCCGGTTGACCTGGTGGTCCTAGCAGGGGATCTGTTTTACCGGCAGGCCGTTAGCCCCCGGGTTGAAGCAGTTGTCCAGTCTGGGTTTGAGCGCCTAGCTGCCGCGGGCATTCCGGTTTATTTGAGCTTTGGTAACCACGACTTTGGTAACCAGGTTCGTCCGGATTGGCCAAGTAATGTCCACGTTTTTGGCCCAGAAGTTTCTTCGATGACACTGACCACCAAGGCTGGTGTCTCAGTGGTGCTAACCGGTTTTAGTTACCAGCACCGCCACCAGAATCAGGCCGAAATTGATCATTTTCCAAATCGGACGCCCGGTAGTTCAGCCTATTATCTGGGCCTTTACCACGGTGATGTGGGTAGCCGGACTGGTGACTATGCTGGCGCCAGCTTGGGTGACCTACTGGCCAAGAACTATAACTACTGGGCCCTGGGCCACATTCACCAGCGTCAGGTGATTAACCAGGTACCACCAGTCCTTTATCCCGGTAGTTTACAAGGGTTATCAGCTAAGGAAAGTGGTCCCAAGGGCTTTTACCTAGTTCAGCAGGACCGTGATTTTACCCAGGCTCCTGAGTTAAACTTTGTCCCGGTGAGCCCGGTGGTCTGGCAGACAGTGGCCTTGTACCAGGTGGGGAGCTTGGCTGACCTTAAGGAACAGGTGCAGCAATTAAAGGTTAGGCAGCCAACGCTCTTAACCTTAACGCTGCCGGCTGACTTACCCGCAGAGTTAAGACGTTTCATTCTGGCCGGGGTCACGGTTGACCAGCTGCGGGCCGACTGTCCAGACCAAGTTTGGCCAGTTAAGATTACGATTCGATCTGAAAACGACGGCCAAGTAGCAGCCGGTGAATTGAAGGGACCGGCCTGGCAGACCAGCTTAGCTGAAGTGGTGACCCCGACAGCGGTGGCAGAATTATTGCCCAACGACTTACCAGTCTTCCTGCGGGATTACTTTCTAAGCGATGAAGGTTTGGCGAGTTTAAGGGAATGGGTGAACGCCACCCAGCTTGGAGAGGGGGCCGACCATGAAAATTGAAGCGATTGATATTCAAGGGTTCGGTCGCTGGTCCCATGCCCAATTTTTGGACTTGGCTAATTTCCAGATTTTTACCGGCGGTAATGAGGCCGGTAAATCGACCTTACGGGCCTTTATCATTGGGGTTCTCTTTGGTTTTCCAAGCAAAACCAAGGATAAAAATATTTATCTACCAAAAAATGGGGAAGGCTATGGAGGCAGTTTGACGGTTGCCTTGCCCACAGGCCGTTACGAAATTAGTCGAATGGGACGTAAGCCTTCGACCTTGAGGGTGAGCCGGTTGTCCGACCATACTGCCATTGAAAATCCCCAGTCCTGGCTAGACCAGGTGCTAGCCCCGGTGGACCTAAGTACTTACCAGGCGGTTTTTAGTTTTGACCATCAAGCGCTGGCCGAAGTGCGTCGGTTGGCACCGGCAGACTTGCAGCGCCTCTTACTAAGTTTGGGCGCACCTCGTGCTAGTGACAGCTTAAATCAGGCCCAACAGTTGGAAACGGCTGCTAGCCAGCAATTTGCCCGTTCTAAGACCGGTAAACGGCCCTTGAATCAGATGGTCCGGGCGTACCGGCAGGGTGAAACGGCATTACAGCAGCTAGTGCAGCAAATACCTAGTTACCAAGAAGGGCAAAAGTCGCTTGCGGCTGACCAGGGACAAGTTATTGACCTGCAAACCCAGCTTGACCAGCTTAGGAAAAGGACAGGGGAATTACAGTCTTTAGTGCACCTGTACCCTTTATACCAGGAAGCGCAAAAAGTTAATCAAGCGAATTCGACGAACCATTTGTCGATTGTCAGTCGGGAGGATTTCTACCGGGCTCAGCAAATTAGTGAAAACTTGGACCACCTCGATGATGACCAGTCCAACGATGACAATCCTAATCAAGCCGCCGATCAACCCGTCCCTTCTGAAGCTTGGCTAGCCCTATCCAACCAGTTACCTGCTATTCGCCGGATTATTGAAGAACGACGACGGCTGATGCAGAATGAGGAGTCCCTTAACAATCAGTTTCAGGGGCCCCGACCAGCTGCAATCACAGCGTCCGAGGAAACTGCTTTGCGGCAATATCGGCCCCTTCAGTGGGGAGCTGTATTAGCCAGTATCCTGACGGGCTGGTCAGCGTGGCGTGGCCAATTTAGCGGGTTAACGATTATTCTGGGCTTGGCAACGGTGGTCCTGGTTTTCTTAGCATTTCGGCGACGGGGCCAGGTTCAACGGGTGTTAGCCGCCTATGCGCCCCTAGGCGCAGCCGAAACCTTGGCCATGCAATCCCGCTTAAGGCAGTTAGCACGTGCACAGGCCCAACAAGCCGCTGATCAAGATAGTCAGGCTCAGTTGGATTACTTTGCCAGCCAACTCGGGCAGTTGTGCCAAGAGTATGGCCTTGGCATCGACACTAGCGACCTCTTGGGCACCTACCAGTCCTTATCCCAGGTTATTCAAATCCGCAGCCAGGTGAATCAGCGGATGCAGGCAGAACGGACTGCGGTCTTACAAGAGTCGGTCCAATCCCGGGCCGCCTTATCCCAGGAACTCAGTGAGCTTTTGCAGCATTACCAAGTTAGTGACCTAGCCCAGCTACGTAGCCGTATGATTCAAGGTGAAAATCAGGGCCGCAATCAGCAACGTTGGCGCGACTTAAAAGGGCAGATTGGTGATCAGAACTGGACGGCCTTAGCGGACTATTCTGATTTGGACAGTTTGCAAGGTCAGCTAGCAGCAGTGACCGGCCAAGTCCAAGATTTGGAACAAAAAATTCAGATTTTAGGCCAGACAATTGCTGAAAAAAAAGCCCAGCAAAACCAGTTAATTGATGGTGACCAATACGGCCAGGCCCTCCAGCAGCAGGCCGACCGGGCGGCTAGTCTGACCGATGCCTTCCGGCAGTATTTAGGCAATCAGCTGGCTGCTAAGACCATTTTGACTACCCTAAACCGGCTAACCCAGCAGCGTTGGCCGGCCATGCAGGCCCAGGCCCAGGAGTATTTCCAGGACCTCACCGATGG from Leuconostocaceae bacterium ESL0723 harbors:
- a CDS encoding metallophosphoesterase, whose protein sequence is MLTFIHAADLHLGHPFQGLDGQLPPVWADRVQRATQQAFTSLIDRAVAEPVDLVVLAGDLFYRQAVSPRVEAVVQSGFERLAAAGIPVYLSFGNHDFGNQVRPDWPSNVHVFGPEVSSMTLTTKAGVSVVLTGFSYQHRHQNQAEIDHFPNRTPGSSAYYLGLYHGDVGSRTGDYAGASLGDLLAKNYNYWALGHIHQRQVINQVPPVLYPGSLQGLSAKESGPKGFYLVQQDRDFTQAPELNFVPVSPVVWQTVALYQVGSLADLKEQVQQLKVRQPTLLTLTLPADLPAELRRFILAGVTVDQLRADCPDQVWPVKITIRSENDGQVAAGELKGPAWQTSLAEVVTPTAVAELLPNDLPVFLRDYFLSDEGLASLREWVNATQLGEGADHEN
- the glnA gene encoding type I glutamate--ammonia ligase, which encodes MAGTQYTKEDIKQIVADENVEFIRVTFTDVLGTIKNVEVPTSQLDKVLDNDLMFDGSSIEGFVRINESDMYLYPDLSTFMIFPWETDSHGGKVARLIADVYTADREPFPGDPRYVLREALAKAKDAGFTQFNVGTEPEFFLFKLDDKGNPTTELNDQGGYFDLAPLDLGENVRREIVLTLEKMNFEVEAAHHEVAEGQHEVDFKYANALEAADKIQTFKLVVKTVARRNGYYATFMPKPVSGINGSGMHTNMSLFTADGKNAFEDKADEMGLSNTAYHFLGGILTHATAITALANPTVNSYKRLTPGFEAPVYVAWSTSNRSPMVRVPASRGQATRLELRSVDPTANPYTSLAAMLMAGLDGIKREIEPRASVDKNIYLMDEAERKKAGITDLPDTLLDAVEDLAADDVIVDAIGRHIADKFIEAKKIEYTSYRQYVSKWELDTYLDNY
- a CDS encoding AAA family ATPase; translation: MKIEAIDIQGFGRWSHAQFLDLANFQIFTGGNEAGKSTLRAFIIGVLFGFPSKTKDKNIYLPKNGEGYGGSLTVALPTGRYEISRMGRKPSTLRVSRLSDHTAIENPQSWLDQVLAPVDLSTYQAVFSFDHQALAEVRRLAPADLQRLLLSLGAPRASDSLNQAQQLETAASQQFARSKTGKRPLNQMVRAYRQGETALQQLVQQIPSYQEGQKSLAADQGQVIDLQTQLDQLRKRTGELQSLVHLYPLYQEAQKVNQANSTNHLSIVSREDFYRAQQISENLDHLDDDQSNDDNPNQAADQPVPSEAWLALSNQLPAIRRIIEERRRLMQNEESLNNQFQGPRPAAITASEETALRQYRPLQWGAVLASILTGWSAWRGQFSGLTIILGLATVVLVFLAFRRRGQVQRVLAAYAPLGAAETLAMQSRLRQLARAQAQQAADQDSQAQLDYFASQLGQLCQEYGLGIDTSDLLGTYQSLSQVIQIRSQVNQRMQAERTAVLQESVQSRAALSQELSELLQHYQVSDLAQLRSRMIQGENQGRNQQRWRDLKGQIGDQNWTALADYSDLDSLQGQLAAVTGQVQDLEQKIQILGQTIAEKKAQQNQLIDGDQYGQALQQQADRAASLTDAFRQYLGNQLAAKTILTTLNRLTQQRWPAMQAQAQEYFQDLTDGHYQTIDFAPEQIQVISQEGQRFDIFELSTGTRDQLYVALRLALVMNLAGQIDLPLIIDDGFLNFDQDRSDKMISLLTRIAEQHQVIYLTKSHPVNRSAKIFELKKVSPNHG